The following proteins are encoded in a genomic region of Dokdonia donghaensis DSW-1:
- a CDS encoding M16 family metallopeptidase, whose protein sequence is MKKNIIIGAMLLLATASYAQVDRSKQPEPGPAPEINLKDPASFELKNGLKVLVVENKKLPRVSIQLTIDNPLIVEGEKAGVAALTSSMLGKGSKSIAKDVFEEEVDYLGANISFGSQSAFASGLSKYFERLVELTADAGINPNFTQVEFDKEKERLIEGLKSNEKSVTAIAGRVQSVLAYGADHPYGEFTTEETVNNVTLADVEKFHSDYFRPNNGYLIIIGDVNFDTVKKVVKDNFKKWKKGTIPETPFSEKQNVSTTEINFVNMDNAVQSEIAVQNTVELKMTDRDYFPALIANNILGGGGEARLFNNLREDKGYTYGSYSRIGSNEKTVTRFSATASVRNAVTDSSVVEIVKEINRIGSEPVSPEELANAKAKYTGSFVLALERPQTIANYAYNIESKGLPKDFYKNYLSNIDKVSQQDVQNAASKLFKGDNARIVVTGKGSEVIDNLSKVVIDGKTIPVKYFDVYGEGIEKPEFKKELPADLTVNKVLESYIAAIGGKDKLAAVNSVYIKAQGAMQGMTLDLELKKTTKEQFVQNIMMGGNSVSKQVLDGDKGYVVVQGQRKDLEGEDVEKVKAESSPFPEVNWLNGGASLEGIEKVNGEDAYVVKVADGKMNYYSTKTGLKLQEVTIQEMQGQTIKTSITLSKYQDVGGIKFPFVLSQSFGPQSIDFNVTEIKVNEGITNADFE, encoded by the coding sequence ATGAAGAAGAATATTATAATAGGTGCAATGTTATTGCTAGCAACAGCTAGTTATGCACAAGTGGACAGAAGTAAACAACCTGAGCCGGGTCCAGCTCCTGAGATTAATCTCAAAGACCCAGCCTCTTTTGAGCTTAAAAATGGTCTTAAAGTACTAGTTGTAGAAAATAAAAAGCTACCTAGAGTATCTATACAACTTACTATAGATAATCCTCTTATTGTAGAGGGAGAAAAGGCTGGAGTTGCAGCCCTTACATCATCTATGTTAGGTAAAGGGTCTAAGAGTATTGCAAAAGATGTGTTTGAAGAAGAGGTAGATTATCTTGGAGCAAACATAAGCTTTGGGTCTCAAAGCGCATTTGCAAGCGGTCTATCTAAGTATTTTGAACGTCTAGTTGAACTTACTGCAGATGCTGGTATAAATCCAAATTTTACACAAGTAGAGTTTGATAAAGAAAAGGAACGCCTCATAGAAGGATTAAAGTCTAATGAGAAGAGTGTGACAGCTATTGCTGGTCGAGTACAAAGTGTACTAGCTTATGGTGCAGACCACCCTTATGGAGAGTTCACTACAGAAGAGACTGTAAATAATGTAACACTTGCAGATGTTGAGAAGTTCCATTCAGATTACTTTAGACCTAATAATGGATACTTAATCATTATAGGTGATGTAAATTTTGATACTGTAAAGAAGGTAGTAAAAGACAACTTCAAGAAGTGGAAAAAAGGAACTATACCAGAAACACCATTTTCTGAAAAGCAAAATGTCTCTACTACAGAAATCAACTTTGTTAATATGGACAATGCCGTTCAGTCAGAAATTGCAGTTCAAAATACTGTTGAGCTCAAAATGACAGACCGAGATTATTTTCCAGCTCTTATTGCAAATAACATCTTAGGAGGTGGAGGAGAAGCCCGTCTTTTTAATAACCTACGTGAAGATAAAGGATATACTTATGGATCATACTCAAGAATAGGTTCTAATGAAAAGACAGTAACTCGTTTTAGCGCTACAGCAAGCGTGCGTAATGCAGTTACAGATAGCTCTGTGGTAGAGATCGTAAAAGAGATTAACCGTATAGGGTCTGAGCCAGTATCGCCAGAAGAGTTAGCAAATGCAAAAGCAAAGTACACTGGAAGTTTTGTACTCGCTTTAGAGCGACCACAAACTATTGCAAACTATGCATATAATATTGAGAGTAAAGGGCTCCCTAAAGATTTTTACAAAAACTACCTTTCTAATATAGATAAGGTATCTCAACAAGATGTACAAAATGCAGCTAGTAAACTATTTAAAGGTGATAACGCGAGAATCGTTGTGACTGGTAAGGGTAGTGAGGTAATAGATAATCTAAGTAAGGTGGTTATAGACGGTAAGACTATCCCTGTAAAGTACTTTGACGTATACGGTGAAGGAATAGAAAAACCAGAATTCAAAAAGGAACTTCCTGCAGATCTTACGGTAAATAAGGTACTAGAATCTTACATTGCTGCTATAGGTGGTAAAGATAAGCTTGCTGCGGTAAACTCGGTTTATATCAAAGCACAAGGAGCTATGCAAGGTATGACGCTTGATTTAGAACTTAAGAAAACTACAAAAGAGCAGTTTGTACAAAACATTATGATGGGAGGAAATTCAGTTTCAAAACAAGTACTTGATGGAGATAAAGGATATGTAGTTGTACAAGGGCAACGCAAAGATCTAGAAGGAGAAGATGTTGAGAAGGTAAAAGCTGAGTCATCTCCGTTTCCAGAAGTAAACTGGTTAAACGGTGGAGCGAGCCTAGAAGGTATAGAAAAAGTAAATGGAGAAGATGCTTATGTGGTTAAAGTTGCAGATGGTAAAATGAACTACTACAGTACAAAAACGGGGCTTAAACTTCAGGAGGTAACTATACAAGAAATGCAAGGTCAGACCATAAAAACGTCTATCACTTTGAGCAAATATCAAGATGTGGGAGGAATCAAATTTCCTTTTGTATTAAGTCAGTCATTTGGCCCACAATCTATAGATTTTAATGTGACAGAAATCAAGGTAAATGAAGGCATCACAAATGCAGATTTTGAGTAA
- a CDS encoding RsmD family RNA methyltransferase, with protein MTRIISGKYKGRRISAPKKLPVRPTTDMAKEALFNIIRSNYHISQLRVLDLFAGTGNISYEFASRGTDQITAVDGHYGCVQFINKTSQEFDFSIHAIKSDVFKYLERATGSYDIIFADPPYDIDIKEFEKIATLVFNNNLLEQDGVLIIEHGKYSKLDGFINYVQTRHYGGNAFSFFELPESDEEE; from the coding sequence ATGACACGTATCATATCTGGAAAATACAAAGGCCGAAGAATCTCGGCACCAAAAAAGCTACCCGTTCGCCCTACTACAGATATGGCAAAGGAAGCTCTTTTTAATATTATAAGAAGCAACTATCATATAAGCCAGCTTAGGGTGTTAGACCTCTTTGCAGGCACTGGCAACATAAGCTATGAGTTTGCCTCTCGTGGTACAGATCAAATTACTGCAGTAGATGGTCATTATGGTTGTGTGCAGTTTATAAATAAAACGTCACAAGAGTTTGATTTTTCTATACACGCCATAAAAAGTGATGTCTTTAAGTACTTGGAACGTGCTACAGGCAGTTACGACATCATATTTGCAGACCCTCCGTACGACATTGATATTAAAGAATTTGAAAAGATTGCAACACTGGTATTTAACAATAATCTTTTAGAGCAAGATGGTGTACTCATCATCGAGCACGGCAAGTATTCAAAACTTGATGGCTTTATAAACTACGTGCAGACCCGTCATTATGGTGGTAATGCCTTTAGCTTTTTTGAACTACCAGAAAGTGATGAAGAAGAATAA
- the kdsB gene encoding 3-deoxy-manno-octulosonate cytidylyltransferase: protein MIPARYAASRFPGKMMKDLAGKPVIVRTYESVVATKLFDEVYVVTDSDVIYKAIEAEGGKAIMSVKEHECGSDRIAEAVASLDVDVVVNVQGDEPFTSREDLAPVLDVFYGDDAAQIDLASVMMPMKEEQEILNPNNVKVIVDNFDFALYFSRSPLPYVRDDEAGIITYKHKGIYAFRKQAILDFASMHMTPLEKAEKIECIRFLEYGKKIKMVRSSRLAIGIDTPEDLEKAIKIYSNK from the coding sequence ATGATTCCTGCACGTTATGCGGCGTCTAGATTTCCTGGTAAGATGATGAAAGATCTTGCAGGTAAGCCTGTTATTGTGCGCACCTATGAGAGTGTAGTGGCCACAAAGTTGTTTGACGAAGTATATGTAGTTACAGATAGCGATGTTATTTATAAGGCCATAGAGGCCGAGGGCGGTAAGGCCATAATGAGTGTTAAAGAGCACGAGTGCGGTAGTGATAGAATTGCAGAGGCAGTGGCTTCTCTAGATGTAGATGTGGTTGTAAACGTACAAGGCGATGAGCCTTTTACGAGTAGGGAGGACTTAGCACCGGTGCTAGACGTGTTTTATGGAGATGATGCTGCACAAATAGATCTTGCTAGTGTGATGATGCCTATGAAGGAGGAGCAAGAGATTTTAAATCCTAATAATGTAAAGGTTATTGTAGATAATTTTGACTTTGCATTATACTTCTCTAGGTCACCACTTCCATATGTGCGCGATGATGAAGCTGGTATAATTACTTATAAACATAAGGGTATTTACGCCTTTAGAAAGCAGGCGATACTAGACTTTGCATCTATGCATATGACACCCCTTGAAAAGGCAGAAAAAATAGAGTGCATACGATTCTTAGAGTATGGTAAGAAAATTAAAATGGTACGTTCATCAAGACTTGCAATAGGTATTGATACTCCAGAAGATTTAGAAAAAGCAATTAAAATTTATTCGAATAAGTAG
- a CDS encoding 1-acyl-sn-glycerol-3-phosphate acyltransferase, producing MGLAKFIYKNILGWKVKGDFSQDTVKKAVVIAVPHTSWHDFYMGILLRTMLDVKIGFIGKKELFKWPMGPIFKAMGGAPIDRTPGQDKVQSIANVFKDKEEFRLTIAPEGTRKKVDKLKTGFYYIALAAEVPIIMVAFDFGKKEQRISKPLYPSGNIDEDLALIHEFFKGAVGKVPEYSFTPDE from the coding sequence ATGGGACTTGCAAAGTTTATATATAAAAATATTTTAGGCTGGAAGGTAAAAGGTGACTTTTCTCAAGACACAGTAAAGAAGGCTGTAGTAATCGCAGTGCCCCACACCAGCTGGCACGACTTTTATATGGGTATTTTACTTCGTACAATGCTCGATGTTAAGATAGGCTTCATCGGTAAGAAAGAGCTATTTAAATGGCCTATGGGACCTATTTTTAAAGCAATGGGAGGTGCGCCTATAGACCGCACACCAGGGCAAGATAAAGTACAATCTATCGCAAATGTTTTTAAAGATAAAGAGGAGTTTAGACTTACGATAGCCCCGGAGGGAACACGCAAAAAAGTTGATAAGCTTAAAACAGGGTTTTATTATATTGCTCTTGCAGCAGAGGTGCCTATTATAATGGTTGCTTTTGATTTTGGTAAAAAGGAACAACGTATATCTAAGCCTTTATATCCTTCAGGTAATATAGATGAAGATCTTGCACTTATACACGAGTTCTTTAAGGGGGCTGTAGGTAAGGTGCCAGAATATAGTTTTACTCCAGATGAGTAG
- a CDS encoding DUF4126 domain-containing protein, producing MSFELIVSIILGFSLAAAAGFRVFVPLLVLSLSAHFGWFPVNDTWQWVGSVPALVLLGVATLFEVGAYFIPWVDNLLDTISVPLAAIAGTLLMVATMGDIDPTITWALAIIAGGGAAAAVSGTTSATRLGSTATTGGIANPLVAGTETIAATTVSVASIFSPILALVIVLLLIGFGWKIISRLRRA from the coding sequence ATGAGTTTTGAATTAATAGTAAGTATCATATTAGGATTTTCACTTGCCGCCGCCGCTGGTTTTAGAGTATTTGTTCCTTTATTAGTCTTAAGTTTATCTGCCCACTTTGGTTGGTTTCCAGTAAACGATACTTGGCAGTGGGTAGGTAGCGTTCCGGCACTAGTTTTACTTGGTGTTGCTACACTATTTGAAGTAGGAGCCTATTTTATTCCTTGGGTTGATAACCTGCTGGATACGATATCTGTACCACTAGCTGCAATCGCGGGTACATTACTTATGGTAGCTACTATGGGAGATATTGATCCTACTATTACTTGGGCGCTGGCCATCATCGCTGGTGGAGGAGCAGCGGCGGCTGTTTCTGGTACTACGAGCGCCACCAGATTAGGGAGTACAGCAACTACAGGCGGTATTGCAAACCCACTAGTTGCAGGTACAGAAACCATTGCAGCGACTACAGTTTCAGTAGCGAGTATCTTTTCGCCTATACTCGCACTAGTGATTGTATTGTTACTTATAGGTTTTGGCTGGAAGATTATTTCTAGGCTAAGAAGGGCCTAA
- a CDS encoding M16 family metallopeptidase, whose product MKKKMYALAAFMLSGVVLTAQEVSFEEYDLDNGMHVILHQDNSAPVVTTSVMYHVGAKDEDPSKTGFAHFFEHLLFEGTENIERGEWFKIVTSNGGKNNANTTQDRTYYYEVFPSNNLELGLWMESERLLHPIINQIGVDTQKEVVQEEKRLRVDNQPYGRFQEVIGKMLFKKHPYRWTTIGSLDHLASATLEDFQKFSDTYYVPNNAVLVVAGDIDVAETKKMIDTYFAPIPRGKDIVRNTFKEDPVVPVRETFYDPNIQIPAIFLAYRTPAQTEKDAYVLDMVSSVLSDGKSSRLYKKLVDTKKKALQVFAFSGAQEDYGSYLIGALPLGDNSLDDLITEMDEEIVKLQTTLISERDYQKLQNKFENRFVNSNSSVEGIANSLARNYMLYDDTNLINTEIDIYRSITREDIKAAAIKYLKENERVILEYLPESQKEK is encoded by the coding sequence ATGAAAAAGAAAATGTATGCTTTGGCAGCTTTTATGTTGAGTGGCGTAGTCCTTACGGCACAAGAAGTTAGCTTTGAAGAGTATGATCTTGATAACGGTATGCACGTTATTTTACATCAAGATAACAGCGCACCTGTAGTAACAACATCTGTTATGTATCACGTAGGAGCAAAAGATGAAGATCCAAGTAAAACAGGATTTGCTCACTTTTTTGAACACCTTCTTTTTGAAGGGACAGAAAACATTGAGCGTGGTGAGTGGTTTAAAATAGTTACTTCTAACGGAGGTAAAAATAATGCAAATACAACGCAAGACCGTACTTATTATTATGAAGTCTTTCCTTCTAATAACTTAGAGCTTGGTCTCTGGATGGAGTCTGAGCGTTTACTTCACCCTATCATAAACCAAATAGGGGTCGATACTCAAAAAGAAGTAGTTCAAGAAGAAAAGCGTCTTAGAGTAGATAACCAGCCTTATGGCCGTTTTCAAGAAGTAATAGGTAAAATGCTTTTTAAGAAGCACCCATACCGTTGGACTACCATAGGCTCTCTTGATCATCTCGCTAGTGCAACACTAGAAGATTTTCAAAAATTTAGTGATACATATTATGTGCCTAATAATGCCGTGCTCGTAGTAGCTGGAGATATTGATGTTGCAGAGACTAAAAAAATGATTGACACGTATTTTGCACCTATACCTAGAGGTAAAGACATTGTACGTAATACATTTAAAGAAGATCCAGTCGTACCTGTAAGAGAGACGTTTTATGATCCTAATATACAGATACCAGCTATTTTTCTAGCTTATAGAACACCTGCTCAAACAGAAAAGGATGCTTATGTGCTCGATATGGTATCATCAGTATTAAGTGATGGTAAGAGTTCTAGACTTTACAAGAAATTAGTAGACACTAAGAAAAAGGCGCTACAAGTATTTGCTTTTAGCGGTGCACAAGAAGATTATGGATCATATTTAATAGGTGCTTTACCACTAGGTGATAACTCTCTAGATGATTTAATTACAGAGATGGATGAGGAGATTGTAAAGCTTCAAACAACTTTAATTTCAGAAAGAGATTATCAGAAGCTTCAGAACAAATTTGAAAACCGTTTTGTAAACTCTAACAGTAGTGTAGAAGGTATTGCAAACTCACTAGCGCGCAACTATATGTTATATGATGATACTAATCTTATTAATACTGAGATTGATATTTATAGATCAATAACTAGAGAAGATATTAAGGCAGCAGCTATCAAATATCTTAAAGAAAATGAGCGTGTAATATTAGAGTACTTACCAGAATCTCAAAAAGAAAAATAA
- a CDS encoding phosphoenolpyruvate carboxylase, with protein sequence MSREPKIERFNANVKSKYEVYNGIFMTLPFDGISNTGVLLPLFHSICKEGYKDNKNPTEIIEYFFERYMRDATEKEREDILFKFIQYIERQVVLFDAIEDASYRIVNNMDGRGTLRNIKEEAEATGKKEELISYLNRFTIRPVLTAHPTQFYPGVVLGIINDLSAAIRDNRLEDIKTLLAQLGKTPFFKKEKPTPYDEAVSLIWYLENVFYHSAGAIYDYLHRHLIQDESFSNTLVDLGFWPGGDRDGNPFVTTAITLKVARKLRSSVLRNYYREIKQLRRRITFRGTEAPLSELEDQVYTAIFSEDKPAISQASILKTLKDIRDIVRDKHQSLYLDKIDSLIHKVELFGLHFASLDIRQDSSIHKIVFEQIVENATINGSKIFPEGYLALSENEQIDFLNNVHGALDPESFEEEVVTKTLGSIYAMKTIQDENGERGSNRYIISNSQSALHVMQAFTFLRLCDWESPTADVAPLFETVPDLIAAPAVMEALYTNPTYSKHLKSRGMRQTIMLGFSDGTKDGGYLMANWSIFKAKEAMTAMSRKYGVTVIFFDGRGGPPARGGGKTHQFYASLGPNIEAQEIQITVQGQTISSNFGTVDSCQYNLEQLLSSGVNNEVFKGAHNDISPSDRKTLEALAQKSYEAYTAFKGHDKFLPYLERMSTLKYYAKTNIGSRPSKRSQKSTLDFGDLRAIPFVGSWSQLKQNVPGFYGVGTALASFEDAGKLEDVKQLYKNSSFFRTLLENSMMSLTKSFFGLTAYMQEDQEFGEFWKLLFEEYKRSKRLMLEVAGLTELMENEKAGKASIQERENIVLPLLTIQQYALRAIQEMQRSGEQTDKTKVYERMVTRSLFGNINASRNSA encoded by the coding sequence ATGTCAAGAGAACCGAAAATAGAGAGATTTAACGCAAATGTAAAGTCAAAATACGAAGTCTATAATGGGATATTTATGACGCTTCCCTTTGATGGTATCTCAAACACGGGGGTCCTTTTACCGCTGTTTCATTCTATATGTAAGGAAGGGTATAAAGACAATAAAAACCCGACAGAAATTATTGAGTACTTCTTTGAGCGTTATATGCGTGATGCTACAGAAAAAGAACGCGAAGACATATTGTTTAAATTTATACAGTATATCGAGCGACAAGTAGTACTATTTGACGCGATTGAAGACGCTTCATATCGTATCGTAAATAATATGGATGGTCGAGGTACCCTGCGTAATATAAAAGAAGAAGCAGAGGCAACGGGTAAAAAGGAAGAGCTCATCTCTTACTTAAACAGGTTTACTATACGTCCCGTACTTACAGCACACCCTACACAATTTTATCCAGGCGTAGTACTAGGTATCATAAATGATCTAAGTGCTGCAATAAGAGATAATCGACTTGAAGATATAAAAACCTTACTTGCACAGTTAGGTAAAACTCCATTCTTTAAAAAAGAAAAACCTACACCATATGATGAAGCTGTGAGTCTTATCTGGTATCTTGAGAATGTGTTTTATCACAGTGCAGGGGCTATATATGACTACCTGCATAGGCACTTAATACAAGATGAAAGCTTTAGTAATACGCTTGTAGATCTTGGTTTTTGGCCAGGTGGTGACCGTGATGGTAATCCATTTGTTACCACAGCTATAACACTTAAGGTTGCCAGAAAGTTGCGTAGTTCTGTACTGAGAAATTATTATAGAGAGATAAAGCAATTACGTAGGAGAATCACCTTTAGAGGTACTGAGGCACCACTTTCAGAACTAGAAGATCAAGTATATACAGCTATTTTTTCTGAAGATAAACCAGCCATTTCACAAGCCTCTATTCTCAAAACACTTAAAGATATCCGTGATATTGTAAGAGATAAGCACCAGAGCTTATATTTAGATAAAATTGATAGTCTTATTCATAAGGTAGAACTTTTTGGACTTCACTTTGCATCGTTAGATATACGACAGGATAGTAGTATTCATAAAATAGTTTTTGAGCAAATTGTTGAAAATGCAACTATAAATGGATCAAAGATTTTTCCAGAGGGTTATCTCGCTTTAAGCGAAAACGAGCAAATTGACTTCTTAAACAACGTGCACGGAGCGTTAGATCCAGAAAGTTTTGAAGAGGAAGTAGTGACTAAGACTCTTGGCTCTATCTATGCGATGAAAACCATTCAAGATGAAAATGGAGAGCGTGGCTCAAACAGATACATAATAAGTAACTCACAAAGCGCACTGCACGTGATGCAAGCCTTTACATTTTTAAGACTATGTGACTGGGAATCTCCTACGGCAGATGTAGCACCACTGTTTGAGACCGTACCAGATCTTATTGCTGCACCCGCTGTGATGGAAGCACTGTATACAAACCCAACTTACAGTAAACACTTAAAGAGTCGCGGTATGCGACAGACTATAATGCTAGGCTTTTCTGACGGAACAAAAGACGGTGGTTATTTAATGGCAAACTGGAGTATCTTTAAGGCTAAGGAGGCAATGACGGCTATGTCTAGAAAGTATGGTGTAACCGTAATTTTCTTTGACGGTAGAGGAGGGCCACCAGCACGAGGAGGTGGTAAAACACACCAGTTTTATGCATCATTAGGTCCTAATATAGAAGCACAAGAAATTCAGATTACAGTACAAGGACAAACTATAAGTTCTAATTTTGGAACGGTAGATTCTTGCCAGTACAACCTAGAGCAACTACTTAGTAGTGGTGTTAATAACGAGGTCTTTAAGGGAGCACATAATGATATATCACCATCAGATAGGAAAACGCTAGAAGCCCTCGCACAAAAGAGCTATGAGGCTTATACGGCATTTAAAGGACACGATAAATTCTTGCCATACCTAGAGCGTATGTCTACACTTAAGTATTATGCAAAAACTAATATAGGTAGCCGCCCTAGCAAGCGATCTCAAAAGAGCACCTTAGATTTTGGAGATCTTAGAGCGATTCCATTTGTAGGTAGTTGGAGTCAACTCAAGCAAAACGTGCCAGGTTTTTATGGAGTAGGAACAGCACTTGCCTCTTTTGAGGATGCTGGTAAACTAGAGGATGTAAAGCAGCTATATAAAAATAGTTCATTCTTTAGAACCTTACTTGAGAATAGTATGATGAGTCTTACAAAATCATTTTTTGGACTTACAGCATATATGCAAGAAGATCAAGAGTTTGGTGAGTTCTGGAAGTTGCTCTTTGAAGAGTATAAGCGCAGCAAGCGATTAATGCTAGAAGTGGCGGGACTTACGGAGTTAATGGAAAACGAGAAAGCAGGTAAAGCGTCTATACAAGAAAGAGAAAATATTGTACTGCCTTTATTAACTATACAACAGTATGCGCTTAGAGCCATACAAGAGATGCAACGTTCTGGAGAGCAAACAGATAAGACAAAAGTATACGAGCGTATGGTTACAAGGTCACTCTTTGGAAACATAAATGCGAGTAGAAATTCGGCTTAA
- a CDS encoding ATP-dependent DNA helicase, producing the protein MIKDARAFYKLLVKDFEHQPTIKQDRLLEQLSHFLFDSSKDKVFVLKGFAGTGKTTVIGTVVKNLWHAKMSSVLMAPTGRAAKVASNYSKKQAYTIHRKIYFPKKERGGGVSFTLQPNKHRNCLFIVDEASMISDKATSSKFFDNGSLLDDMMQYVYSGYKCKLILVGDEAQLPPVKLEMSPALDIDMLSLQFNKTVETIQLDEVMRQGEDSGILMNATALREQLSEGFYEDFKFELDGYNDIVRLVDGHEIMDAINDCYSSVGTEETAIIVRSNKRANLYNQQIRNRILFQEEEISAGDHLMVVKNNYFWLDAKSDAGFIANGDIVKVLEILAIKELYGFRFAEVKVQMVDYPQMQPFETVVMLDVLTLETPALPYEDGDRLYKEVQKDYVDEKSNYKRFQKIKNNKYFNALQVKFSYAITCHKSQGGQWENVFIEQPYLPDGMSKDYLRWLYTAITRAKSKLYLIGFKDDMFVDR; encoded by the coding sequence ATGATTAAAGACGCCCGAGCATTTTATAAGCTATTAGTAAAAGATTTTGAACATCAACCTACCATAAAACAAGATAGGCTACTAGAGCAGTTATCTCACTTTTTGTTTGATAGTTCTAAGGATAAAGTATTCGTTCTTAAAGGGTTTGCAGGTACAGGTAAGACTACAGTGATAGGAACGGTTGTAAAAAATCTTTGGCACGCAAAAATGTCATCAGTTCTTATGGCACCTACGGGTCGAGCTGCAAAGGTTGCCAGTAATTATAGTAAAAAACAGGCGTATACTATACATCGCAAAATTTATTTCCCCAAAAAAGAACGAGGCGGAGGCGTTTCTTTTACGCTACAGCCTAATAAACATAGAAACTGTCTCTTTATAGTAGATGAGGCATCTATGATATCTGATAAAGCAACTAGCTCCAAGTTTTTTGACAATGGATCTCTGCTAGATGATATGATGCAATACGTGTATAGTGGTTACAAATGTAAACTCATATTAGTAGGAGACGAGGCGCAGTTACCCCCTGTAAAGCTTGAGATGTCCCCAGCTCTAGATATTGATATGTTGTCATTGCAGTTTAATAAAACTGTAGAGACTATACAGCTAGACGAGGTAATGCGTCAAGGAGAAGATAGTGGTATACTTATGAATGCAACCGCTCTAAGAGAACAGCTTTCTGAAGGGTTTTATGAAGATTTTAAATTTGAATTAGACGGGTATAACGATATTGTTAGACTAGTAGACGGTCACGAGATTATGGATGCCATAAATGATTGCTACAGCTCTGTAGGTACAGAAGAAACTGCAATCATTGTACGATCTAACAAGAGAGCAAACCTATATAACCAGCAAATAAGAAATCGTATTCTCTTTCAAGAAGAAGAAATCTCTGCAGGAGATCACTTAATGGTAGTAAAGAATAATTATTTCTGGCTAGATGCAAAAAGCGATGCGGGGTTTATTGCAAACGGTGACATTGTAAAAGTATTAGAAATTCTAGCTATTAAGGAACTCTACGGCTTTCGCTTTGCAGAGGTAAAAGTACAAATGGTAGATTACCCACAAATGCAACCATTTGAGACCGTAGTTATGCTAGATGTACTCACCCTAGAGACACCAGCACTACCTTATGAAGATGGAGATCGCCTATATAAGGAAGTTCAAAAAGACTATGTTGACGAGAAATCTAATTACAAGCGATTCCAAAAAATAAAAAACAACAAATATTTTAATGCCCTACAAGTAAAGTTTTCTTACGCTATTACCTGTCATAAATCACAAGGAGGGCAGTGGGAAAATGTTTTTATAGAGCAACCCTACCTTCCAGACGGGATGAGTAAAGATTACCTACGCTGGTTATATACAGCTATTACGAGAGCTAAAAGTAAGTTGTACTTAATAGGTTTTAAAGATGATATGTTTGTAGATCGATAA
- a CDS encoding DUF3822 family protein, with protein sequence MTSQDNTNSLYSLSIQIHLDGLSFFTQNSHSKEVIATQTIKFTNNVNPTSLSNEVEKAFKKNEILSQNFAKVIVVYSNELFTMVPKALFDVEKGADYLKFNTKILNTDHISHDVIDFYDLVNVYVPYTSVNNFLFETFGSFDYYHSTTVFTKFLLNKFINSTEPKVLINFQDSYFEMGVVANKKLLFVNRFEIRTKEDFIYYMLFTMEQLELSTETIEVILTGTITMDDPYYELAHTYVRHLSVLEAVHTQIPQDQAILGSLL encoded by the coding sequence ATGACTAGTCAAGACAATACAAACTCATTATATAGTCTGTCCATCCAAATACACTTGGATGGACTTTCTTTTTTTACCCAAAACAGCCATAGCAAAGAAGTAATAGCTACACAGACTATAAAATTTACAAATAATGTAAATCCTACTTCATTAAGTAATGAGGTAGAAAAGGCTTTTAAAAAAAATGAGATACTCTCGCAAAATTTTGCAAAGGTAATTGTAGTCTATTCTAACGAGCTATTTACAATGGTTCCAAAGGCACTCTTTGATGTCGAAAAAGGTGCAGATTATTTAAAGTTCAATACAAAAATTCTTAATACAGATCACATATCTCACGATGTGATAGACTTTTATGACCTTGTAAATGTATATGTGCCATACACCAGTGTAAATAATTTTCTTTTTGAAACCTTTGGCTCTTTTGATTATTACCATAGTACAACGGTTTTTACAAAATTTCTATTAAACAAATTTATAAATAGCACAGAACCAAAAGTCTTGATAAATTTTCAAGACTCATACTTCGAAATGGGTGTTGTAGCAAATAAGAAACTGCTCTTTGTAAACCGTTTTGAAATTAGAACAAAGGAAGACTTCATCTATTATATGCTCTTTACAATGGAGCAATTAGAATTAAGTACAGAAACAATAGAAGTAATACTTACAGGTACTATTACAATGGATGACCCTTATTATGAGCTAGCACACACTTATGTACGACACCTTAGCGTTCTAGAAGCAGTACATACACAAATACCACAAGACCAAGCTATACTTGGCAGTTTATTATGA